From a region of the Enterobacter sp. JBIWA008 genome:
- the iolC gene encoding 5-dehydro-2-deoxygluconokinase, whose amino-acid sequence MEKQFDVICMGRVAVDLYSQQIGARLEDASSFAKYLGGSSGNVAYGTARQGLRSSMLARVGDEHMGRFLREELNQVGCDTSHLITDKQRLTALVLLGIKDRDTFPLIFYRDNCADMAITASDVDESYIASARCLAITGTHLSHPQTREAVLTALGYARRHGVRTVLDIDYRPVLWGLTALGDGETRFIAAERVTRELQEVLHLFDVIVGTEEEFHIAGGSTDTLQALGQVRAVSEAALVCKRGSLGCSVYTGAIPPRLDDGLTVTGVRVEVLNVLGAGDAFMSGLLRGYLNDEGWEQACRYANACGALVVSRHGCAPAMPSKIELDDYLSRAANVPRPDLDPRLNHLHRVTTRRREWPELCVMAFDHRSQLEDMAMQCGASIGRIPALKQLILQASREAANRAGLEGKAGLLCDGTFGQDALNAITGEGWWIGRPIELPGSRPLEMEHGNIGTQLISWPQEHVVKCLVFFHPEDAHGLRLEQEQKIAEVYHACCRSGHELLLEVILPATMPRSDELYLRAISRFYNLGIYPDWWKLPPLSADGWTALSEIIERRDPHCRGVVILGLDAPAEQLRADFKAAAGQTVVKGFAVGRTLFGDASRAWLKHDIDDAQLVARIRDNYLQLIAWWRERGHA is encoded by the coding sequence GCGCGTCGGCGATGAACATATGGGCCGCTTCCTTCGGGAAGAGCTCAACCAGGTGGGCTGCGATACCAGCCATCTGATTACCGATAAACAACGCCTTACGGCGCTGGTGCTGCTCGGCATTAAAGACCGGGACACCTTTCCACTGATTTTTTATCGCGATAACTGCGCGGATATGGCCATTACGGCCAGCGATGTGGACGAAAGCTACATTGCCTCCGCACGTTGTCTTGCCATCACCGGGACTCATCTTTCTCATCCGCAAACCCGCGAGGCGGTGCTGACGGCGCTGGGCTATGCCCGCCGCCACGGCGTGCGCACGGTACTGGACATCGACTACCGTCCGGTGCTGTGGGGGCTGACCGCCTTAGGCGACGGCGAAACGCGCTTCATCGCCGCCGAAAGGGTCACCCGCGAGCTGCAGGAGGTACTGCACCTCTTCGACGTCATTGTTGGCACCGAAGAGGAGTTCCACATTGCGGGCGGCAGCACGGATACCCTGCAGGCGCTGGGGCAGGTGCGCGCCGTCAGTGAAGCAGCGCTGGTCTGCAAACGCGGGTCGCTCGGCTGCTCGGTCTATACCGGCGCCATTCCGCCCCGGCTGGACGACGGCCTGACGGTGACCGGCGTGCGCGTGGAGGTACTGAACGTCCTCGGGGCGGGGGACGCGTTTATGTCCGGCCTGCTGCGCGGCTACCTGAACGACGAGGGCTGGGAGCAGGCGTGCCGCTACGCCAACGCCTGCGGCGCGCTGGTGGTGTCGCGCCACGGCTGCGCCCCGGCGATGCCGAGCAAAATCGAGCTGGATGACTATCTCTCCCGCGCCGCGAATGTGCCGCGTCCGGATCTCGACCCGCGTCTTAACCATCTCCACCGCGTTACCACCCGCCGCCGCGAGTGGCCGGAGCTGTGCGTGATGGCCTTCGACCACCGCAGCCAGCTTGAGGATATGGCGATGCAGTGCGGCGCGTCGATCGGGCGCATTCCGGCGCTGAAGCAGCTGATCCTGCAGGCCAGCCGCGAGGCCGCGAACCGCGCCGGGCTGGAGGGCAAAGCCGGTCTGCTGTGCGACGGAACCTTCGGTCAGGACGCGCTGAACGCGATCACCGGGGAAGGGTGGTGGATTGGCCGTCCCATTGAGCTGCCGGGCTCCCGGCCGCTGGAGATGGAGCACGGCAATATCGGCACCCAGCTTATCAGCTGGCCGCAGGAGCATGTGGTGAAGTGCCTGGTCTTCTTCCATCCTGAAGACGCTCACGGCCTGCGCCTGGAGCAGGAGCAGAAAATTGCCGAGGTGTATCACGCCTGCTGTCGGTCCGGGCACGAGCTGCTGCTGGAGGTGATCCTGCCCGCGACCATGCCGCGTAGCGACGAGCTCTACCTGCGCGCCATCTCCCGCTTCTACAACCTGGGTATTTATCCGGACTGGTGGAAGCTGCCGCCGCTCTCGGCTGACGGCTGGACGGCGCTGAGCGAGATTATCGAACGCCGGGACCCGCACTGCCGCGGTGTGGTGATCCTCGGCCTGGACGCCCCGGCGGAACAGCTGCGCGCCGACTTCAAAGCCGCAGCGGGGCAGACGGTAGTAAAAGGCTTCGCCGTGGGGCGCACGCTGTTTGGCGATGCCTCCCGCGCGTGGCTGAAACACGATATTGACGATGCGCAGCTGGTGGCGCGCATCCGGGACAACTACCTGCAGCTTATCGCCTGGTGGCGCGAGCGCGGACACGCATAA